A genome region from Schaalia sp. 19OD2882 includes the following:
- a CDS encoding ABC transporter permease has translation MIRAELLKLRRSMVWVFVPILPLLAVISGGVNYWMNSGTLTNGWDSMTSQVTLFYGMLFYSIGVAMVTAAVWRPEHRSSTWNVALTSGHSRLALVLTKAAVILVPVAAIQATLVVMTWAFGKVVGLEGALPLSFVVNAALVVVASVPLVLLQSLLSMLFKSFAAPVAVCLGLSIIAFGATAGSGSSSLAKAVSLVLPQAFVTQAMYAGSTAVGAVAEAALSNVGPLIGAIVVTTAVLTGLTALVTRSRTVFAH, from the coding sequence ATGATCCGCGCAGAACTCCTCAAACTCCGCCGCTCCATGGTGTGGGTCTTCGTCCCCATCCTGCCCCTGCTCGCCGTCATCTCCGGTGGCGTCAACTACTGGATGAACAGTGGGACCTTGACGAACGGCTGGGACTCGATGACCAGTCAGGTCACCTTGTTCTACGGAATGCTCTTCTACTCCATCGGAGTCGCCATGGTCACCGCCGCCGTGTGGCGCCCCGAGCACCGCAGCTCCACGTGGAACGTGGCACTGACCTCGGGTCACTCGCGCCTGGCGCTGGTCCTGACCAAAGCCGCCGTGATCCTGGTGCCGGTGGCCGCGATCCAGGCAACCCTGGTGGTCATGACCTGGGCCTTCGGCAAGGTCGTCGGTCTGGAGGGCGCCCTGCCCCTGTCCTTCGTCGTCAACGCCGCGTTGGTCGTGGTCGCCTCAGTGCCGCTGGTCCTGCTGCAGTCCCTGCTGTCGATGCTCTTCAAGTCCTTCGCCGCCCCGGTGGCGGTGTGCCTGGGCCTGAGCATCATCGCCTTCGGGGCCACCGCGGGCTCGGGCTCCTCGTCCTTGGCCAAGGCCGTCTCGCTGGTCCTGCCCCAGGCATTCGTCACCCAGGCCATGTACGCCGGCTCCACCGCGGTGGGCGCCGTCGCCGAGGCCGCCCTGTCGAATGTGGGACCCCTGATCGGCGCGATCGTCGTCACCACCGCTGTGCTGACCGGCCTGACCGCCCTGGTGACGCGCTCGCGGACGGTCTTCGCCCACTGA
- the rsmA gene encoding 16S rRNA (adenine(1518)-N(6)/adenine(1519)-N(6))-dimethyltransferase RsmA: MDPSLPEGATPSESGLLGPLEVKAIAEALGIRPTKVLGQNFVHDAGTVRRIVRAGAVEAGDEVVEVGPGLGSLTLALLEVGARVRAVEIDPPLARALPETVRARMPEAADRLRVVLRDAMTVTGPADLEPNDTDGTSRAWPAPTKLVANLPYNVAVPVLLSMLEHLPSLTDVLVMVQAEVADRLAAAPGSRTYGVPSVKAAWYGHVERAGTIGRTVFWPVPGVDSALVRLHRRPLPRGDEALRLATFDVCDVAFGQRRKTLRAALRTWAGGSAAAQALLEAAGIDPGARGETLAIDDFVALGRQILTMRACGQLPPPTGSRTVKEQ; the protein is encoded by the coding sequence CTGGACCCCTCGCTGCCCGAGGGCGCCACCCCATCCGAGTCGGGACTGCTGGGCCCCCTGGAGGTCAAGGCCATCGCCGAGGCCCTCGGCATCCGCCCCACCAAGGTGCTCGGCCAGAACTTCGTCCACGACGCGGGAACCGTCAGACGCATCGTGCGGGCCGGGGCGGTGGAGGCTGGGGACGAGGTCGTCGAGGTGGGACCGGGCCTCGGCTCCCTGACACTGGCCCTCCTGGAAGTCGGTGCCCGCGTGCGTGCAGTCGAGATCGACCCGCCCCTGGCGCGTGCCCTGCCCGAGACCGTCCGGGCGCGAATGCCCGAAGCCGCAGACCGGTTACGAGTGGTCCTGCGCGACGCGATGACGGTGACCGGTCCGGCCGACCTCGAACCGAATGATACTGACGGGACCTCCCGGGCTTGGCCCGCCCCCACGAAACTCGTCGCCAACCTGCCGTACAACGTCGCGGTTCCCGTCCTGCTCTCCATGCTCGAGCACCTGCCGAGCCTGACCGACGTCCTGGTCATGGTCCAGGCGGAGGTTGCCGACCGCCTGGCTGCCGCCCCCGGTTCACGCACCTACGGGGTCCCCTCCGTCAAAGCCGCCTGGTACGGTCACGTCGAACGGGCGGGCACCATCGGACGCACAGTGTTCTGGCCGGTGCCCGGGGTCGACTCGGCGCTTGTGCGCCTGCACCGCAGGCCGCTGCCGCGCGGAGACGAAGCCCTGCGACTGGCCACCTTCGACGTGTGCGACGTCGCCTTCGGCCAGCGGCGCAAGACCCTGCGTGCCGCCCTGCGCACGTGGGCGGGGGGCTCCGCAGCGGCACAGGCCCTGCTGGAGGCCGCCGGGATCGACCCCGGTGCTCGCGGAGAAACCTTGGCCATCGACGACTTCGTGGCGCTGGGCCGCCAGATCCTGACCATGCGCGCTTGCGGCCAATTGCCCCCACCCACCGGATCCCGCACCGTCAAGGAGCAATGA
- a CDS encoding ABC-F family ATP-binding cassette domain-containing protein — MAHLLGTQDMGALAGSRHLLAGVGVSLEDGSRVGILGPNGAGKSTLLRLVAGTQKPDKGALTTRDGVQVTILDQADTLDAGHTVAEAVHPGKAEFEWASDPRVRDIHAGLLGGIDMGTPVATLSGGQRRRVALARVLAADAEVVCLDEPTNHLDVEGVAWLAAHLNARFARPGASGALLAVTHDRWFLDAVCEHIWEVVPGVDPGGDRPQVPGHVEVYDGSYAAYTLARAERVRQADVAAAKRANLLTKELAWLRRGAPARTSKPKFHIAAAEALIADVPPPRDTVELVKTATARLGKDVLDLEGVSVSFEGPDGVPREILRDITWRLAPAERVGIVGVNGAGKTTLLNLLRGDLAPTRGRVRRGKTVRVATLSQDTHELDALAHMRVVEAVADVALVVGVGGKEVTAAQMTERMGFTRQRAWTRVGEVSGGERRRLQLMRLLMGEPNVLLLDEPTNDLDTDTLAAMEDLLDSFPGTLVVVSHDRYLLERVTDHQVALLGDGALRDLPGGVEQYLELRASGTFGRTGVAGSEDRAVAGGSALTGAQRHVAHKELAAVERRMEKVQAAVDRVHARMAAHDPSDYVGLQEHTRELSRHRAELADLEERWLDLSESLSESP; from the coding sequence ATGGCCCATCTTCTCGGTACCCAGGACATGGGCGCCCTGGCTGGCTCTCGGCACCTGCTCGCAGGGGTGGGCGTGTCCCTGGAAGACGGCTCCCGCGTGGGGATCCTGGGGCCCAACGGAGCCGGCAAGTCCACCCTGCTGCGCCTGGTCGCGGGTACCCAGAAGCCGGACAAGGGGGCGCTGACCACGCGCGACGGGGTGCAGGTCACCATCCTCGACCAGGCAGACACCTTGGATGCGGGGCACACGGTGGCCGAGGCGGTCCACCCCGGCAAGGCCGAGTTCGAATGGGCCTCCGACCCGCGTGTGCGCGACATCCATGCGGGTCTGCTCGGCGGAATCGACATGGGCACTCCCGTCGCCACGCTTTCCGGCGGGCAGCGTCGGCGCGTGGCCTTGGCCCGGGTACTCGCGGCCGACGCGGAGGTCGTGTGCCTGGACGAGCCCACCAACCACTTGGATGTCGAGGGCGTCGCCTGGCTGGCCGCCCACCTGAATGCGCGTTTCGCCAGGCCCGGTGCCTCCGGGGCGCTGCTCGCCGTCACCCACGACCGATGGTTCCTGGACGCCGTGTGCGAACACATCTGGGAAGTCGTGCCCGGCGTCGACCCCGGCGGCGACAGGCCACAGGTGCCCGGACACGTCGAGGTCTACGACGGGTCCTACGCCGCCTACACGCTGGCCCGCGCCGAACGAGTGCGCCAAGCAGACGTTGCGGCCGCCAAGCGCGCCAACCTGCTCACCAAGGAGCTCGCGTGGCTGCGGCGAGGGGCTCCGGCGCGCACTTCGAAACCGAAGTTCCACATCGCCGCCGCCGAAGCCCTCATCGCCGACGTGCCGCCACCACGTGACACGGTCGAATTGGTGAAGACGGCCACCGCGCGCCTGGGCAAGGACGTCCTGGACCTCGAAGGCGTCAGCGTTTCCTTCGAGGGCCCGGACGGGGTGCCTCGTGAGATCCTGCGAGACATCACGTGGCGCTTGGCCCCGGCGGAGCGGGTGGGGATCGTCGGCGTCAACGGTGCGGGCAAGACGACCCTGCTGAACCTTCTGCGCGGGGACCTTGCGCCCACACGAGGGCGGGTCAGGCGCGGCAAGACCGTCAGGGTGGCCACCCTGTCGCAGGACACCCACGAGTTGGATGCACTGGCACACATGCGGGTGGTCGAAGCCGTCGCCGACGTGGCCCTCGTGGTGGGTGTCGGCGGCAAGGAGGTCACTGCCGCCCAGATGACTGAACGCATGGGTTTCACTCGCCAGCGCGCGTGGACGCGGGTGGGGGAGGTCTCCGGCGGGGAACGCCGTCGGCTGCAACTCATGCGTCTGCTCATGGGCGAGCCGAATGTGCTGCTGTTGGACGAGCCCACCAACGACCTCGACACCGACACCTTGGCTGCCATGGAGGATCTGCTCGACTCCTTCCCGGGCACGCTGGTGGTCGTCAGCCACGACCGCTACCTGTTGGAACGAGTGACCGACCACCAGGTGGCGCTACTGGGGGACGGGGCGCTGCGTGACCTTCCTGGCGGGGTGGAGCAGTACCTGGAGCTGCGCGCGTCCGGCACCTTCGGTAGGACCGGGGTTGCGGGCAGTGAGGACAGAGCCGTTGCTGGTGGCTCGGCCCTGACCGGAGCCCAGCGGCACGTCGCGCACAAGGAGTTGGCCGCCGTCGAACGGCGGATGGAGAAGGTGCAGGCCGCCGTGGATCGCGTCCACGCCCGTATGGCGGCCCATGATCCGAGCGACTACGTGGGTCTGCAGGAGCACACCCGGGAGTTGTCGCGACATCGGGCCGAGTTGGCCGACCTTGAAGAACGCTGGCTGGACCTGTCCGAATCCCTCTCCGAATCCCCGTGA
- a CDS encoding ABC transporter ATP-binding protein encodes MAHNDMNSTGGLATAPRNFAQVIGAPAPTRTGGDLVVATHDLTKTFGSRTVVDSLDLAVPAGCVYGFLGPNGSGKSTTMKMILGLLRPTRGRVNLFGRPVDERVRAEVMPAIGSMIEYPPGYGHLTGAENMRIVQQMLGLEDSQVARALELVKLTPHKDRLQRTYSMGMKQRLGIAMALARNPQLLVLDEPTNGLDPAGIEEIRELLIHLADEGVSVMVSSHLLDEIDKMASVLGILSGGKLLFQGTRRELFTHSVPDVLVVTSHVREALALGLRGVPTPDGILVPGLNEHDVADMVARLVQHGIPLHEVRRVAQSLEDVFMDITGREGTL; translated from the coding sequence ATGGCACACAACGACATGAACTCCACCGGTGGCCTGGCCACCGCCCCCCGCAACTTCGCTCAGGTCATCGGCGCCCCAGCCCCGACCCGCACCGGAGGCGACCTGGTCGTCGCCACCCACGACCTGACCAAGACCTTCGGCTCCCGCACCGTCGTCGACTCCCTGGACCTGGCGGTTCCCGCCGGATGCGTCTATGGGTTCCTCGGCCCCAACGGCTCCGGCAAGTCGACGACCATGAAGATGATCCTCGGGCTGCTGCGCCCCACCCGCGGCCGAGTGAACCTCTTCGGTCGCCCCGTCGACGAGCGGGTCCGCGCCGAGGTCATGCCCGCCATCGGCTCCATGATCGAGTACCCGCCGGGATACGGACACCTCACCGGAGCCGAGAACATGCGCATCGTCCAACAGATGCTCGGCCTGGAGGACTCACAGGTGGCCCGCGCACTCGAACTGGTCAAACTCACCCCCCACAAGGATCGTCTGCAGCGCACCTACTCCATGGGCATGAAGCAGCGCCTCGGAATCGCCATGGCTCTGGCCCGCAACCCGCAGCTGCTGGTCCTGGACGAGCCCACCAACGGCCTCGACCCCGCAGGCATCGAAGAGATCCGCGAACTGCTGATCCACCTGGCCGACGAAGGCGTCTCCGTCATGGTCTCCAGCCACCTCCTGGACGAGATCGACAAGATGGCCTCGGTCCTGGGCATCCTCTCCGGAGGGAAGCTGCTCTTCCAGGGCACCCGCCGCGAGCTCTTCACCCACTCCGTGCCCGACGTCCTCGTGGTCACCTCCCACGTCCGCGAAGCCCTGGCCCTCGGCCTGCGGGGCGTGCCCACCCCCGACGGAATCCTGGTCCCGGGCCTGAACGAACACGACGTGGCCGACATGGTGGCCCGCCTGGTCCAGCACGGAATCCCCCTGCACGAGGTCCGCCGCGTCGCCCAATCCCTCGAAGACGTCTTCATGGACATCACCGGCCGGGAAGGAACCCTGTGA
- the ispE gene encoding 4-(cytidine 5'-diphospho)-2-C-methyl-D-erythritol kinase encodes MMREVHASAPGKVNLTLHAGRPTGDGHHPLVTVFEALDLREHVRVRTSRTPGIRVSTTARLPTGEVDRVTTEVMAAVEPEAHLAVRAAKVMQRLAMSGPWAATAAGLVIEVDKYVPVAGGMAGGSADAAAALVACNDVWGLGLDLARLQAIGRTLGADVPACLVGGVCLGTGRGDHMRLLTPGDEDAPAHHWVLALAHGGLSTPAVFARLDADGGPAGGWYPLDEPGAEEVATLTGTSAQLAGALVNDLQDAALGLRPELATTLAAAREAGALGALVSGSGPTIAALAADRDAARDLAEALSQAPHVKRTVITRGPVAGARIETVGGID; translated from the coding sequence ATGATGCGTGAAGTCCACGCCAGCGCCCCCGGAAAGGTCAACCTGACCCTTCACGCGGGCCGCCCCACCGGCGACGGCCATCACCCTCTGGTCACCGTCTTCGAAGCCCTGGACCTGCGAGAACACGTGCGAGTGCGGACCTCGCGCACTCCGGGCATCCGTGTGTCCACCACCGCCCGCCTGCCCACGGGTGAGGTCGACCGGGTCACCACCGAGGTCATGGCCGCCGTGGAACCCGAAGCCCACCTGGCCGTACGCGCCGCGAAGGTCATGCAGCGCCTGGCCATGAGCGGCCCGTGGGCCGCCACCGCCGCAGGGCTGGTCATCGAGGTCGACAAGTACGTGCCGGTGGCGGGAGGGATGGCAGGTGGCTCCGCCGATGCGGCGGCCGCCCTCGTCGCCTGCAACGACGTGTGGGGCCTGGGCCTGGACCTCGCCCGCCTCCAGGCGATCGGCCGCACGCTGGGCGCCGATGTCCCCGCATGTCTGGTCGGGGGAGTGTGCCTGGGCACCGGACGCGGGGACCACATGCGTCTGCTCACCCCCGGGGACGAGGACGCCCCCGCCCACCACTGGGTGCTCGCCCTTGCCCACGGGGGACTGTCCACCCCCGCAGTCTTCGCCAGACTCGACGCCGACGGTGGACCGGCCGGCGGCTGGTACCCGCTCGACGAACCCGGGGCGGAGGAGGTCGCCACACTGACCGGCACCAGCGCTCAACTCGCGGGCGCCCTCGTCAATGACCTGCAGGATGCGGCACTGGGACTGCGGCCGGAACTGGCCACCACCTTGGCGGCTGCGCGTGAGGCCGGGGCTCTCGGGGCCCTCGTGTCAGGGTCCGGCCCGACGATCGCCGCCCTGGCCGCAGACCGGGACGCCGCCCGCGACCTTGCCGAGGCACTGTCGCAGGCCCCCCATGTGAAGCGCACCGTCATCACGCGCGGACCCGTGGCCGGCGCGCGCATCGAGACAGTCGGAGGAATCGACTGA
- a CDS encoding ABC transporter permease, with protein sequence MSTRTRTPGFATAVRLEFAKMKRLRTLPIMSVLVGAAVLFSGIGLFGEHARAIADDPAAFPWASELMLVTMVNALIHPILVAVLVSRQVDVENTGGGWIFNAGVGLRPGFLCRVKLVVLAGVLGLACALQMGSTVGLGILSGISVPLDVAIWIGYFVMLWLLDLALAVIHVWLSSRFENQLVSVGVGLLGGFAAMFLLLAPAPFARVIPWGHYAVIAPVQMNGGEDAFSVTYAAPDHVFFFLMLALAAGAAWFLTRRLDLIER encoded by the coding sequence ATGAGCACCCGTACACGCACCCCCGGTTTCGCCACCGCCGTGCGCTTGGAGTTCGCCAAGATGAAACGCCTGCGCACCCTGCCCATCATGTCCGTCCTGGTCGGCGCCGCCGTCCTCTTTTCGGGAATCGGCCTCTTCGGAGAACACGCCCGCGCCATCGCCGACGACCCCGCGGCCTTCCCCTGGGCCTCCGAACTCATGCTCGTCACCATGGTCAACGCCCTCATCCACCCGATCCTCGTGGCCGTCCTGGTCAGTCGGCAGGTCGACGTTGAGAACACGGGCGGCGGTTGGATCTTCAACGCCGGAGTGGGGTTGCGCCCGGGATTCCTGTGCCGCGTCAAGCTGGTCGTCCTGGCAGGCGTCCTCGGCCTGGCCTGCGCCCTGCAGATGGGAAGCACAGTCGGCCTGGGAATCCTCTCAGGAATCTCCGTCCCTCTGGACGTGGCCATCTGGATCGGATACTTCGTCATGCTGTGGCTGCTCGACCTGGCCCTGGCCGTCATCCACGTGTGGCTCAGCTCCCGCTTCGAGAACCAGCTGGTCTCGGTCGGCGTGGGACTGCTCGGAGGTTTCGCCGCCATGTTCCTCCTCCTGGCCCCCGCCCCGTTCGCCCGCGTCATCCCCTGGGGACACTACGCAGTCATTGCTCCCGTGCAGATGAACGGTGGCGAGGACGCCTTCTCCGTCACCTATGCAGCCCCCGACCACGTGTTCTTCTTCCTCATGCTGGCCCTGGCCGCCGGCGCGGCATGGTTCCTCACCCGCCGCTTGGACCTGATCGAAAGGTGA
- a CDS encoding BMP family protein: MSGTVPGNPDDRVSLQEDYTVKSSVKIATVVAATALALSACGAAPDAATSGAAGGDTMASGESMASGAAAGGSVKACMVSDAGGFDDKSFNQSGKEGLEKAKAELGVEVAYSESKSDADFQPNIAAQIQEGCNLIIGVGFLMANSMNEAALANPNVKFALVDAAFADNPANSKALLFNTAEAGFLAGYAAAGTTTSGTVGTFLGKKIPSTAIFSDGFADGVAKYNEAHGTAVKLIGWDKAKQEGMSADSFEDVAKGKQLSQQLVEQGADIIMPVAGPVGGGTLTVAKETGKASVVWVDSDGYLTQPEFKQFVMTSVMKEIGASVFEAVKAVKEGTFTNEAYVGTLANGGVGIAPFHDFDAKVSAELKSEIEKLTEDIKSGKLKVESVNTPSNKG, translated from the coding sequence GTGTCGGGAACCGTTCCCGGCAACCCTGATGACCGAGTTTCCCTCCAGGAGGACTACACCGTGAAGAGCTCCGTCAAGATCGCAACTGTCGTTGCGGCCACCGCCCTCGCCCTCAGCGCATGTGGCGCAGCCCCCGACGCCGCCACCTCCGGAGCTGCCGGCGGCGACACCATGGCTTCGGGCGAGTCCATGGCCTCGGGCGCCGCAGCTGGCGGCTCCGTCAAGGCCTGCATGGTCTCCGACGCGGGTGGCTTCGACGACAAGTCCTTCAACCAGTCCGGCAAGGAAGGCCTGGAGAAGGCAAAGGCCGAGCTGGGAGTCGAGGTCGCCTACTCCGAGTCGAAGTCGGACGCCGACTTCCAGCCCAACATCGCCGCCCAGATCCAGGAGGGCTGCAACCTCATCATCGGCGTCGGCTTCCTCATGGCCAACTCGATGAACGAGGCCGCCTTGGCCAACCCGAACGTCAAGTTCGCACTGGTCGACGCCGCCTTCGCCGACAACCCCGCCAACTCCAAGGCTCTGCTCTTCAACACTGCCGAGGCAGGGTTCCTCGCAGGCTACGCTGCTGCGGGCACCACCACCTCCGGCACCGTGGGCACCTTCCTCGGCAAGAAGATCCCCTCCACCGCGATCTTCTCCGACGGCTTCGCCGACGGCGTCGCCAAGTACAACGAAGCCCACGGCACGGCCGTCAAACTCATCGGCTGGGACAAGGCCAAGCAGGAGGGCATGTCCGCCGACTCCTTCGAGGACGTCGCCAAGGGCAAGCAGCTCTCCCAGCAGCTGGTCGAGCAGGGCGCCGACATCATCATGCCCGTCGCCGGCCCGGTCGGTGGCGGCACCCTGACGGTGGCCAAGGAGACCGGCAAGGCGTCCGTCGTGTGGGTCGACTCCGACGGCTACCTCACCCAGCCCGAGTTCAAGCAGTTCGTCATGACCTCGGTCATGAAGGAGATCGGCGCCTCGGTCTTCGAGGCCGTCAAGGCCGTCAAGGAAGGCACCTTCACCAACGAGGCCTATGTCGGCACCCTGGCCAACGGCGGCGTCGGCATCGCCCCCTTCCACGACTTCGACGCCAAGGTCTCCGCTGAGCTCAAGAGCGAAATCGAGAAGCTGACCGAGGACATCAAGTCCGGCAAGCTCAAGGTCGAGTCGGTCAACACCCCGAGCAACAAGGGCTGA
- a CDS encoding MarR family winged helix-turn-helix transcriptional regulator, translated as MSEERHGRPSAGAAHLGRADEVDRIIASWATQRPDLDTAPMLVLSRVTRLARHLDLTRRKAFADHGLEPWEFDVLSALRRAGSPFSLTPGALMGELLVSSGTMTNRIDRLEAKGLVLRSRESEDRRSVLVVLTSAGQEVVDGALETLLDCERVILSELDAGELDLLASLLRPLLLPFETPSPAIP; from the coding sequence ATGAGCGAGGAACGCCACGGGCGCCCGAGCGCGGGGGCGGCCCACCTTGGACGCGCGGACGAGGTGGATCGGATCATTGCCTCGTGGGCGACACAGCGCCCCGACCTCGACACCGCGCCGATGCTGGTCCTGTCGCGGGTCACACGTCTGGCGCGGCACCTGGACCTCACTCGCCGCAAAGCCTTTGCCGACCATGGGCTGGAGCCGTGGGAGTTCGATGTCTTGTCGGCCTTGCGTCGCGCGGGGTCTCCTTTTTCGCTGACTCCTGGGGCTCTCATGGGGGAGCTGCTCGTCTCGTCGGGCACGATGACGAACCGGATCGACCGCCTGGAGGCGAAGGGGCTGGTGCTGCGATCGCGCGAGTCGGAGGATCGGCGAAGCGTTCTCGTGGTGCTGACCTCCGCAGGTCAGGAAGTCGTCGACGGGGCGTTGGAGACGCTGCTCGACTGCGAACGCGTGATCCTTTCGGAACTCGACGCAGGTGAACTCGACCTCCTCGCCTCCCTGTTGCGTCCCCTGCTGCTCCCCTTCGAAACCCCCTCCCCCGCCATTCCGTGA